Proteins found in one Methylobacterium sp. CB376 genomic segment:
- a CDS encoding M48 family metallopeptidase produces the protein MRVALLRRSAPDPTHLTVAHDGTTFRVAMRRRASARRITLRVSSATGEVVLTLPERTAVSVAQRFADAHADWVAARVARVPARVALEPGALVPLRGVPHRILHWSLAGGATVATRDAEEAPVIAVACQVPHVGRRVRDYLEAEARGDLREAVARHARALGRGPRRLTVRDTRSRWGSCSASGHLNFSWRLILAPPFVLDYLAAHEVAHLAEMNHSDRFWSLLDRLYPRVEEAERWLKRHGTELHRYG, from the coding sequence ATGCGAGTCGCGTTGCTGCGCCGGTCGGCGCCCGATCCCACTCACCTGACGGTCGCGCACGACGGAACCACCTTCCGGGTGGCGATGCGGCGGCGCGCCAGCGCCCGGCGGATCACGCTCAGGGTGTCGAGCGCGACCGGGGAGGTCGTGCTGACGCTGCCCGAGCGCACGGCGGTGTCGGTGGCCCAGCGCTTCGCCGACGCGCACGCGGACTGGGTCGCGGCCCGCGTCGCCAGGGTGCCGGCCCGGGTCGCCCTGGAGCCGGGGGCCCTGGTTCCGCTGCGGGGCGTGCCGCACCGGATCCTGCACTGGTCGCTGGCCGGGGGCGCGACGGTCGCCACCCGGGACGCCGAGGAGGCGCCGGTGATCGCGGTGGCCTGCCAGGTGCCGCATGTGGGGCGCCGGGTGCGCGACTACCTGGAAGCCGAGGCGCGCGGCGACCTGCGCGAGGCCGTGGCCCGGCATGCCCGGGCCCTCGGCCGCGGCCCGAGGCGCCTCACCGTCCGCGACACGCGCAGCCGCTGGGGCTCCTGCTCGGCGAGCGGGCACCTCAACTTCTCCTGGCGGCTGATCCTGGCGCCGCCCTTCGTGCTCGACTACCTCGCCGCCCACGAGGTGGCCCATCTCGCGGAGATGAACCACTCGGACCGCTTCTGGTCCCTGCTCGACCGCCTCTACCCCCGCGTCGAGGAGGCCGAGCGCTGGCTCAAGCGGCACGGGACCGAGCTGCACCGCTACGGGTGA
- a CDS encoding polyhydroxyalkanoate depolymerase, whose protein sequence is MDLSYFLYEAAHWMLTPARVAADATQLVFQNPVNPISYTPYGRTVSAACEMFERTTRRYGKPAFGLPTTVVEGMTVAVSERVVWEKPFCRLVAFERALRLPPAQAQPKVLVVAPMSGHYATLLRGTVEALLPGHEVFITDWIDARMVPLEVGRFDLDSYIDYLIEIFQHLGPDLHVMAVCQPAVPVFAAVARMEAEGMPGVPTSMTLMGGPIDTRRSPTAVNCLAAERGIEWFKRNCITVVPPGYPGTWRQVYPGFFQLSGFMGMNLDRHLTAHWDMFKHLVRNDGDSAEKHREFYDEYLSVMDLTADFYLQTVETVFVQHALPKGEMRHHGAPVDPTAIRRCAIMAVEGEKDDISGVGQTKAALDLTPNLPDPRKLYHLQQGVGHYGVFNGSRFRAQILPRISAFMHEMQGTTMAPPRLLQAS, encoded by the coding sequence ATGGATCTGTCTTATTTCTTGTACGAAGCGGCGCATTGGATGCTGACGCCGGCGCGGGTCGCGGCGGACGCGACGCAGCTCGTGTTCCAGAACCCGGTGAATCCGATCTCCTACACGCCCTACGGCCGCACGGTCTCGGCGGCCTGCGAGATGTTCGAGCGCACCACCCGGCGCTACGGGAAGCCCGCCTTCGGGCTCCCGACGACGGTGGTCGAGGGCATGACGGTCGCGGTGAGCGAGCGCGTGGTCTGGGAGAAGCCCTTCTGCCGGCTCGTCGCCTTCGAGCGGGCGCTGCGCCTCCCGCCCGCCCAGGCCCAGCCGAAGGTGCTGGTCGTCGCCCCGATGTCGGGCCACTACGCGACGCTGCTGCGCGGCACCGTCGAGGCGCTGCTGCCCGGCCACGAGGTCTTCATCACCGACTGGATCGACGCCCGCATGGTGCCGCTCGAGGTCGGGCGCTTCGACCTCGACAGCTACATCGACTACCTGATCGAGATCTTCCAGCATCTCGGTCCCGACCTGCACGTGATGGCGGTGTGCCAGCCCGCGGTCCCGGTCTTCGCGGCGGTGGCCCGGATGGAGGCGGAGGGCATGCCCGGCGTGCCGACCTCCATGACCCTGATGGGCGGCCCGATCGACACCCGCCGCTCGCCGACCGCGGTGAACTGCCTCGCGGCCGAGCGCGGCATCGAGTGGTTCAAGCGCAACTGCATCACGGTCGTGCCGCCGGGCTATCCCGGCACCTGGCGCCAGGTCTATCCCGGCTTCTTCCAGCTCTCGGGCTTCATGGGCATGAACCTCGACCGTCACCTGACGGCGCACTGGGACATGTTCAAGCACCTCGTGCGCAACGACGGCGACTCGGCCGAGAAGCACCGCGAATTCTACGACGAGTACCTGTCCGTGATGGATCTCACGGCGGATTTCTACCTGCAGACGGTCGAGACGGTGTTCGTCCAGCACGCCCTGCCGAAGGGCGAGATGCGCCATCACGGTGCGCCGGTCGACCCGACGGCGATCCGCCGCTGCGCCATCATGGCGGTCGAGGGCGAGAAGGACGACATTTCCGGCGTCGGCCAGACCAAGGCGGCCCTGGACCTCACCCCGAACCTGCCGGACCCGCGCAAGCTCTACCACCTGCAGCAGGGGGTGGGGCATTACGGGGTGTTCAACGGCTCGCGCTTCCGGGCGCAGATCCTGCCGCGGATCTCCGCCTTCATGCACGAGATGCAGGGCACCACGATGGCGCCGCCGCGGCTGCTTCAGGCGAGCTGA
- a CDS encoding ActS/PrrB/RegB family redox-sensitive histidine kinase, translated as MTNEASPIDLVHDARHLRLDTLVRLRWLAITGQSAAVAGAHLGLGLPLPFGWCFLVIAASSWLNLILRVRFPASYRLSDTSAALLLAFDIVQLAALLFLTGGLQNPFSLLFLAPVLISATALPPAHTLALGLFAVGLSTLLALVHRPLPWFSAERMEIPFLYVSGVWTAILLGIAFTGVYAWRVAEEARQLAQALAATELVLAREQHLSQLDGLAAAAAHELGTPLATITVVVSELDRALGPAATPAVAEDLKLLREQVERCRGILSKLTSLDEDQSSFLETISLSHLVEELVAPQRALGIILDVSTRGEGTEPRCRRNPGVLYGLSNIVDNAVDFAESRVVIEARWSADRVWLEIRDDGPGFAPDVLLRVGEPYVTTRGAGRSGSGEEGGSGLGLGLFIAKTLIERSGAQIALANAADPSTGAVVRIAWPRHVFERDVAARKFGGTSGALPLTTARDVPI; from the coding sequence ATGACGAATGAGGCTTCGCCGATCGACCTCGTGCACGACGCGCGTCACCTGCGCCTGGACACGCTCGTGCGCCTGCGCTGGCTCGCCATCACGGGCCAGAGCGCCGCGGTGGCGGGCGCGCATCTCGGGCTCGGCCTGCCCCTGCCCTTCGGCTGGTGCTTCCTCGTCATCGCGGCCTCCTCCTGGCTGAACCTCATCCTGCGGGTGCGCTTCCCGGCGAGCTACCGGCTGAGCGACACGTCGGCGGCGCTGCTGCTCGCCTTCGACATCGTCCAGCTCGCCGCGCTCCTGTTCCTCACCGGCGGGCTGCAGAATCCCTTCTCGCTCCTCTTCCTCGCCCCGGTCCTGATCTCCGCGACGGCCCTGCCCCCGGCCCACACCCTGGCCCTCGGCCTGTTCGCGGTCGGCCTGTCGACGCTGCTCGCCCTCGTCCACCGGCCGCTGCCGTGGTTCTCGGCGGAGCGGATGGAGATCCCCTTCCTCTACGTCTCGGGGGTCTGGACCGCGATCCTGCTCGGCATCGCCTTCACGGGCGTCTACGCGTGGCGGGTCGCCGAGGAGGCGCGCCAGCTCGCCCAGGCGCTCGCCGCGACCGAGCTGGTCCTCGCCCGCGAGCAGCACCTGTCGCAGCTCGACGGGCTCGCGGCGGCGGCCGCGCACGAACTCGGCACGCCGCTCGCCACCATCACGGTGGTGGTCAGCGAACTCGACCGGGCGCTCGGCCCCGCCGCCACGCCCGCGGTCGCCGAGGACCTGAAGCTCCTGCGCGAGCAGGTCGAGCGCTGCCGGGGCATCCTGTCGAAGCTCACCTCCCTGGACGAGGACCAGTCGAGCTTCCTGGAGACGATCTCGCTCAGCCACCTCGTAGAGGAGCTGGTGGCGCCCCAGCGGGCGCTCGGGATCATCCTCGACGTCTCGACCCGCGGCGAGGGGACGGAGCCCCGCTGCCGGCGCAATCCCGGCGTGCTCTACGGGCTCTCGAACATCGTCGACAACGCGGTGGACTTCGCCGAGAGCCGCGTCGTCATCGAGGCGCGCTGGAGCGCGGACCGGGTCTGGCTGGAGATCCGCGACGACGGCCCGGGCTTCGCCCCCGACGTGCTGCTGCGGGTCGGCGAGCCCTACGTCACGACGCGGGGCGCCGGGCGCTCGGGCAGCGGCGAGGAGGGCGGATCGGGGCTCGGGCTCGGCCTGTTCATCGCCAAGACCCTGATCGAGCGCTCGGGCGCCCAGATCGCCCTCGCCAACGCGGCCGATCCCTCGACCGGCGCCGTGGTGCGCATCGCCTGGCCGCGTCACGTTTTCGAGAGGGACGTGGCGGCGCGCAAATTCGGGGGAACGAGCGGCGCTCTCCCCCTGACGACGGCCCGCGACGTTCCTATATAA
- a CDS encoding ActR/PrrA/RegA family redox response regulator transcription factor, with amino-acid sequence MTQYGTQTPPSSGLVPEGDPLAAHADRSLLIVDDDKPFSTRLARAMEARGYQVQVAESVAEGVSLVDAHPPAFAVIDMRLADGNGLDVIARLKERRPEARGVILTGYGNIATAVTAVKLGAFDYLAKPADADEIHGTLMAQPGERADPPENPMSADRVRWEHIQRVYELCNRNVSETARRLNMHRRTLQRILAKRAPR; translated from the coding sequence ATGACGCAGTACGGAACCCAGACTCCACCGAGCTCCGGACTCGTACCGGAAGGCGATCCGCTCGCGGCACACGCGGATCGCAGCCTGCTGATCGTGGACGACGACAAGCCGTTCTCGACGCGGCTCGCCCGCGCGATGGAGGCCCGCGGCTACCAGGTGCAGGTGGCCGAGAGCGTGGCGGAGGGCGTCTCGCTCGTGGACGCGCATCCGCCGGCCTTCGCGGTGATCGACATGCGGCTCGCCGACGGCAACGGCCTCGACGTGATCGCCCGGCTCAAGGAGCGCCGCCCGGAGGCGCGGGGCGTGATCCTGACGGGCTACGGCAACATCGCGACGGCGGTGACGGCCGTGAAGCTCGGCGCCTTCGACTACCTAGCCAAGCCCGCCGACGCGGACGAGATCCACGGCACGCTGATGGCCCAGCCGGGCGAGCGGGCGGACCCGCCCGAGAACCCGATGTCCGCCGACCGGGTGCGCTGGGAACACATCCAGCGCGTCTACGAGCTGTGCAACCGCAACGTCTCCGAGACGGCCCGCCGCCTCAACATGCACCGCCGCACCCTGCAGCGGATCCTCGCCAAGCGCGCGCCGCGGTAG
- a CDS encoding gamma-glutamyltransferase family protein: MPETPVFDHAACAAPHHLAAASGRAVLAEGGNAVEAMLAMAATIAVVYPHMNGIGGDGFWLVREPGGRVHAIEACGPAGRLATIRRYRDKGHERIPDRGADAAVTVAGAVGGWALARDLAAALGGRLPLPVLLGDAIRLAREGVAVSASEARYVPKELDTLYDQPGFAGTFLIGGKAPAAGAVRALPALAATLDQLAHAGLDDFYRGDVGREIAADLDRAGSPVTRADLDAYRAVRRAPLSVRLAQGTVFNCPPPTQGLAALMILGIVERLGRLPPESPAWCHALIEATKRAFRVRDGVVTDFDRLRHDPAAFLTPDRLAREAAAIAMDRAAPYPLRPLGDGDTVWMGAIDGSGLAVSYIQSVYWEFGSGLVLPATGIAWQNRGTSFSLDPKATNPLEPGRKPFHTLNPALAVLDDGRVLSYGSMGGDGQPQFQAQIFTRYAGHRMGVAEAVDAPRLLFGRTWGAESMTVKVEDRFDPSCIAELRRRGHEIEELGGAYVDSLGHAGLLVRHPGNGRVEATHDPRSDGGAAGI, translated from the coding sequence ATGCCCGAGACCCCCGTCTTCGACCACGCCGCCTGCGCGGCTCCCCACCACCTCGCCGCCGCGAGCGGCCGCGCCGTGCTGGCGGAGGGCGGCAACGCCGTCGAAGCCATGCTCGCCATGGCGGCCACGATCGCGGTCGTCTACCCCCACATGAACGGCATCGGCGGCGATGGATTCTGGCTCGTGCGCGAGCCCGGCGGGCGGGTCCACGCCATCGAGGCCTGCGGGCCCGCCGGCCGGCTCGCCACGATCCGGCGCTACCGCGACAAGGGCCACGAGCGGATCCCCGACCGCGGGGCGGATGCCGCCGTCACGGTCGCGGGCGCGGTCGGCGGCTGGGCCCTGGCGCGCGATCTCGCCGCCGCCCTCGGCGGCAGGCTGCCCCTCCCGGTCCTGCTCGGCGACGCGATCCGCCTCGCCCGGGAGGGCGTCGCGGTGTCGGCCTCGGAGGCCCGCTACGTCCCCAAGGAACTCGACACGCTCTACGATCAGCCGGGCTTCGCCGGGACCTTCCTGATCGGCGGGAAGGCGCCCGCCGCCGGCGCGGTCCGCGCCCTGCCGGCCCTGGCCGCGACCCTGGACCAGCTCGCCCATGCGGGGCTCGACGACTTCTACCGGGGCGACGTCGGGCGCGAGATCGCCGCCGATCTCGACCGGGCCGGCAGCCCGGTGACCCGCGCCGACCTCGACGCCTACCGGGCGGTGCGGCGGGCCCCGCTGTCGGTGCGGCTCGCCCAGGGCACCGTCTTCAATTGCCCGCCGCCGACCCAGGGGCTCGCGGCCCTGATGATCCTCGGGATCGTCGAGCGGCTCGGCAGGCTGCCGCCCGAATCACCCGCCTGGTGCCACGCCCTGATCGAGGCGACGAAGCGCGCCTTCCGGGTGCGCGACGGCGTCGTCACCGACTTCGACCGGCTGCGGCACGATCCCGCCGCCTTCCTGACCCCCGACCGCCTCGCCCGCGAGGCCGCCGCGATCGCGATGGACCGGGCCGCCCCCTACCCCCTGCGCCCGCTCGGCGACGGCGACACGGTCTGGATGGGGGCGATCGACGGGTCGGGCCTCGCCGTCTCCTACATCCAGTCGGTCTACTGGGAATTCGGCTCCGGCCTCGTCCTGCCGGCGACCGGCATCGCGTGGCAGAACCGCGGCACCTCCTTCTCGCTCGATCCCAAGGCCACGAACCCGCTCGAGCCAGGCCGCAAGCCCTTCCACACCCTCAACCCGGCGCTCGCCGTGCTCGACGACGGGCGGGTGCTCTCCTACGGCAGCATGGGCGGGGACGGTCAGCCGCAATTCCAGGCCCAGATCTTCACCCGCTACGCCGGCCACCGGATGGGCGTGGCCGAGGCGGTCGACGCGCCGCGGCTCCTGTTCGGCCGCACCTGGGGCGCCGAGTCGATGACCGTCAAGGTCGAGGACCGCTTCGACCCGTCCTGCATCGCGGAGCTCCGCCGCCGCGGCCACGAGATCGAGGAGCTCGGCGGCGCCTACGTCGATTCCCTCGGCCATGCCGGGCTGCTGGTGCGCCATCCCGGCAACGGGCGGGTGGAGGCGACCCATGATCCGCGCTCGGACGGCGGGGCGGCCGGGATCTGA
- a CDS encoding glucan biosynthesis protein translates to MLDRRRFLAAAALLAGGLPARAAGLPLGAPSPFDFEALKARARDLAAAPYRPPAIPDREVLQAIDYDAHGKLRFKPDHALWAEGPGAFPVTFFHLGRYFQKPVRMHLVEGGEAREIVYVQDAFEMPADSPARRLPPNPGFAGFRFQERRGGALDWRRNDWVAFLGASYFRAIGELYQYGLSARGLALDTVMPDRPEEFPDFTHVWFETPAPDSDTVTVMTLLDGPSVAGAYRFRMRRGKAVVMEIEARLHLRRDVGRFGLAPLTSMYWFSETAKPSAVDWRPEVHDSDGLALWTGSGERLWRPLRNPPRTMVSAFVDARPRGFGLMQRDRLFDHYQDGVYYDRRPSLWVEPLGDWGRGSVQLIENPTDDEIHDNVVAMWVPEEPARAGSVHDLAYRLHWVADEPYPSALARCVATREGNGGQAGTERPKGLRKFVVEFLGGPLAQLPAGVKPEPVLSASRGSFPLARTEAVPDDVPGHWRAEFDLAVTGSEPVELRLFLRQGDRTLSETWTYQVIPAA, encoded by the coding sequence ATGCTCGACCGCCGCCGCTTCCTCGCCGCCGCCGCGCTCCTGGCCGGCGGCCTCCCCGCCCGCGCGGCCGGCCTGCCGCTCGGGGCGCCGAGCCCCTTCGACTTCGAGGCGCTGAAGGCCCGCGCCCGCGACCTCGCCGCCGCGCCCTACCGGCCCCCGGCGATCCCCGACCGGGAGGTGCTGCAGGCGATCGACTACGACGCCCACGGCAAGCTGCGCTTCAAGCCCGACCACGCCCTCTGGGCCGAGGGCCCGGGCGCCTTCCCGGTGACCTTCTTCCATCTCGGCCGCTACTTCCAGAAGCCGGTGCGGATGCACCTGGTCGAGGGGGGCGAGGCCCGCGAGATCGTCTACGTCCAGGACGCCTTCGAGATGCCGGCGGATTCGCCCGCCCGGCGCCTGCCGCCGAATCCCGGCTTCGCGGGTTTCCGCTTCCAGGAGCGGCGCGGCGGCGCCCTCGACTGGCGGCGCAACGACTGGGTGGCGTTCCTCGGCGCCTCCTATTTCCGGGCGATCGGCGAACTCTACCAGTACGGACTCTCGGCGCGGGGCCTCGCCCTCGACACCGTGATGCCGGACCGGCCGGAGGAGTTTCCCGACTTCACTCATGTCTGGTTCGAGACGCCGGCGCCGGATTCCGACACCGTCACGGTGATGACGCTCCTCGACGGCCCCTCGGTGGCGGGCGCCTACCGGTTCCGGATGCGGCGCGGCAAGGCCGTGGTGATGGAGATCGAGGCGCGGCTGCACCTGCGCCGGGACGTCGGCCGCTTCGGGCTGGCGCCGCTCACCTCGATGTACTGGTTCTCCGAGACGGCCAAGCCCAGCGCCGTCGACTGGCGCCCCGAGGTGCACGATTCGGACGGGCTGGCCCTGTGGACCGGGAGCGGCGAGCGCCTCTGGCGGCCCCTGCGCAACCCGCCCCGGACCATGGTCTCGGCCTTCGTGGACGCGCGGCCGCGCGGCTTCGGGCTGATGCAGCGCGACCGCCTGTTCGACCATTACCAGGACGGGGTCTACTACGACCGCCGGCCCTCGCTCTGGGTCGAGCCGCTCGGGGATTGGGGCCGGGGCAGCGTGCAGCTCATCGAGAACCCGACCGACGACGAGATCCACGACAACGTCGTGGCCATGTGGGTGCCGGAGGAGCCGGCCCGGGCCGGCTCCGTGCACGACCTCGCCTACCGGCTGCACTGGGTGGCCGACGAGCCCTATCCGTCCGCGCTCGCGCGCTGCGTCGCGACCCGCGAGGGCAATGGCGGGCAGGCCGGGACGGAGCGCCCGAAGGGCCTGCGCAAGTTCGTGGTGGAGTTCCTGGGCGGGCCGCTGGCGCAGCTCCCCGCGGGCGTGAAGCCCGAGCCGGTGCTCAGCGCCTCCCGCGGCAGCTTCCCGCTCGCCCGCACGGAGGCGGTGCCGGACGACGTGCCGGGCCATTGGCGCGCCGAGTTCGACCTCGCGGTCACCGGGTCCGAGCCGGTGGAATTGCGGCTCTTCCTGCGCCAGGGCGACCGCACGCTCAGCGAGACCTGGACCTACCAGGTCATCCCGGCGGCCTGA
- a CDS encoding MBL fold metallo-hydrolase, protein MPGYLPFAGALKLPAFLCDNCGFWQRHFAAPPACPLCLDARHVVPQQGWRFRTVAEAQAAFPCHWAEVEPGVWKFWNDPVTGIGPSAYLVTTPHGNLGFEGCTVLSDAALDHVAALGGVAVLSASHPHSYAALPQLQDRFDPELALPAADFAWSAALRVSWPYDDQLEPLPGLVLHRTAGHFDGHAVLFDRARGILFCGDALKFELDPEDPRRALTISAHKAFVRGVPLTPAELLRYREVFAGLDFVQTWTPFEQAANVGRREVLALIDSMLAGRPHAYPVPLAELG, encoded by the coding sequence TTGCCCGGCTACCTGCCCTTCGCGGGCGCGCTCAAGCTCCCGGCCTTCCTGTGCGACAATTGCGGTTTCTGGCAGCGGCACTTCGCGGCCCCGCCCGCCTGCCCGCTCTGCCTGGACGCCCGCCACGTCGTGCCGCAGCAGGGCTGGCGCTTCCGCACCGTCGCGGAGGCGCAGGCCGCCTTCCCGTGTCACTGGGCCGAGGTCGAGCCCGGCGTGTGGAAGTTCTGGAACGACCCGGTGACCGGGATCGGGCCGAGCGCCTATCTGGTGACCACCCCGCACGGGAATCTGGGCTTCGAGGGCTGCACCGTGCTCAGCGACGCGGCGCTCGACCACGTCGCGGCGCTCGGCGGCGTGGCGGTGCTCTCCGCCTCGCATCCCCACAGCTACGCCGCGCTGCCGCAGCTCCAGGACCGCTTCGACCCCGAACTCGCCCTGCCGGCGGCGGATTTCGCCTGGAGCGCCGCCCTCCGGGTGTCCTGGCCCTACGACGACCAGCTGGAGCCGCTGCCGGGCCTCGTCCTGCACCGCACGGCCGGCCATTTCGACGGCCACGCCGTGCTGTTCGACCGCGCCCGCGGGATCCTGTTCTGCGGCGACGCGCTCAAGTTCGAACTCGATCCGGAGGATCCGCGCCGGGCGCTGACGATCTCCGCCCACAAGGCCTTCGTGCGCGGCGTGCCGCTCACCCCGGCCGAGCTGCTGCGCTACCGGGAGGTCTTCGCCGGCCTCGACTTCGTCCAGACCTGGACGCCCTTCGAGCAGGCCGCGAATGTCGGCCGGCGCGAGGTGCTGGCCCTGATCGACTCGATGCTGGCGGGGCGGCCGCACGCCTATCCGGTGCCGCTCGCCGAACTCGGGTAG
- a CDS encoding substrate-binding domain-containing protein → MTLLRRRLLLSLPLLSLAAAKPQSKPQSSGGEVTTTDLVLNCDTALGPVLARAAERFRSVSGVTVRVFPTSPGLLVPQLARKVQNDLLVTQDGIVAQAAAAGLIDGAPVGAWRNRLVVAARKGAAADALRGRIAVCDPTPAADMDGPGILRALQLGERSVVGVLDTDEVLDLVLRGEAEAGLLHASDLAQRPALEVIRPVPERVAPPITYRAAVTRLARRPNPRAFLDFLTSPAGSGALAAQGLETTA, encoded by the coding sequence ATGACGCTTCTTCGCCGACGCCTCCTCCTCAGCCTCCCGCTCCTCTCGCTGGCCGCCGCCAAGCCCCAGAGCAAGCCCCAGAGTTCGGGAGGAGAGGTCACCACCACCGACCTCGTCCTCAACTGCGACACGGCCCTGGGCCCGGTCCTCGCCCGGGCGGCGGAGAGGTTCCGGTCCGTCTCGGGCGTCACGGTCCGGGTCTTCCCGACCAGCCCCGGCCTCCTGGTCCCGCAGCTCGCCCGCAAGGTCCAGAACGACCTCCTGGTCACCCAGGACGGGATCGTGGCGCAGGCGGCCGCCGCCGGGCTGATCGACGGGGCGCCGGTCGGGGCGTGGCGCAACCGCCTCGTCGTCGCGGCCCGCAAGGGCGCCGCCGCCGACGCGCTGAGGGGCCGGATCGCGGTCTGCGACCCGACCCCGGCCGCCGACATGGACGGGCCCGGGATCCTGCGAGCCCTGCAGCTCGGCGAGAGGAGCGTCGTCGGCGTCCTCGACACGGACGAGGTGCTGGACCTCGTCCTGCGCGGCGAGGCGGAGGCGGGGTTGCTGCACGCGAGCGACCTCGCGCAGCGCCCCGCGCTCGAGGTGATCCGCCCGGTCCCGGAGCGCGTCGCGCCGCCGATCACCTACCGGGCGGCCGTGACGCGCCTCGCCCGTCGGCCGAATCCGCGGGCCTTCCTCGACTTCCTGACCTCGCCCGCCGGAAGCGGAGCGCTCGCCGCGCAGGGACTGGAGACGACCGCATGA
- a CDS encoding cytochrome b/b6 domain-containing protein, which translates to MSMHGVQTHAWPVRIAHWTMAGAILVMIGSGWRIYNAEPILPFRFPLFATLGGDVEAALARHGDPGVATAIAWHFAGMWVLAGAYLLFVGYGLASGHFRRDFLPVGPRSVLRDLAAALRFRLEHRLGEYNAVQKLFYWGVLAAVLVVILSGVAIWKPVQTYPLELAFGGFQGARVVHFLAMTAIVGFLVIHLALVALVPSTLVAMITGRSGRPASDTSHGTGDAA; encoded by the coding sequence ATGAGCATGCACGGCGTTCAGACCCATGCCTGGCCGGTGCGGATCGCGCACTGGACCATGGCGGGCGCGATCCTGGTGATGATCGGCAGCGGCTGGCGCATCTACAACGCCGAGCCGATCCTGCCCTTCCGCTTCCCGCTCTTCGCCACGCTCGGCGGCGACGTCGAGGCGGCCCTCGCCCGGCACGGAGACCCGGGCGTCGCCACCGCGATCGCGTGGCACTTCGCCGGCATGTGGGTCCTCGCCGGCGCCTACCTGCTCTTCGTCGGCTACGGCCTCGCCTCGGGCCATTTCCGCCGCGACTTCCTGCCGGTGGGGCCGCGCAGCGTCCTGCGCGACCTCGCAGCGGCGCTGCGCTTCCGGCTGGAGCACCGGCTCGGCGAGTACAACGCCGTGCAGAAGCTGTTCTACTGGGGCGTCCTCGCGGCGGTCCTGGTCGTCATCCTGTCGGGCGTCGCGATCTGGAAGCCGGTGCAGACCTACCCGCTCGAACTCGCCTTCGGCGGGTTCCAGGGCGCGCGCGTCGTCCACTTCCTGGCGATGACGGCGATCGTCGGCTTCCTCGTCATCCACCTCGCCCTGGTCGCCCTCGTGCCGAGCACGCTCGTGGCCATGATCACCGGCCGCTCCGGCCGGCCCGCTTCGGACACGTCCCACGGGACCGGAGACGCGGCATGA
- a CDS encoding molybdopterin-dependent oxidoreductase, producing the protein MTLLPRDFTFDRRRLLGGSLTLGALTLLTGCDVSDGGAVQAALARVSAWNDRVQASLFGPDRLAPIFPDALAVKDFRYNAWYGPQDAPRLDPATYRLHLAGRIADKRPWTVDALAALPQVTQVTRHVCVEGWSMIGQWSGTPLRTFLERVGADLTARYVGFECADGYYEGLDMPTALHPQTLMAFRLHGETLPVRHGFPFKLRVPTKLGFKNPKFVTTVYVTDKQPRGYWPDRGYNWFSGL; encoded by the coding sequence ATGACCCTGCTCCCGCGCGACTTCACCTTCGACCGGCGCCGCCTCCTCGGCGGCAGCCTCACGCTCGGCGCGCTCACCCTGCTCACCGGCTGCGACGTGAGCGACGGCGGCGCGGTCCAGGCGGCGCTCGCCCGGGTCTCGGCCTGGAACGACCGCGTGCAGGCGAGCCTGTTCGGCCCCGACCGGCTCGCCCCGATCTTCCCGGATGCCCTGGCGGTGAAGGATTTCCGCTACAACGCCTGGTACGGGCCGCAGGATGCGCCCCGCCTGGACCCGGCGACCTATCGCCTGCACCTCGCGGGCCGGATCGCCGACAAGCGGCCCTGGACCGTGGATGCCCTGGCGGCGCTCCCCCAGGTCACCCAGGTGACGCGCCACGTCTGCGTGGAGGGCTGGAGCATGATCGGCCAGTGGAGCGGCACGCCGCTGCGCACCTTCCTGGAGCGCGTCGGCGCCGACCTGACGGCCCGCTACGTCGGCTTCGAGTGCGCGGACGGCTACTACGAGGGCCTGGACATGCCGACGGCGCTGCACCCGCAGACGCTGATGGCCTTCCGCCTCCACGGCGAGACGCTTCCGGTCCGCCACGGCTTCCCGTTCAAGCTGCGGGTGCCGACCAAGCTCGGCTTCAAGAACCCGAAATTCGTCACCACGGTCTACGTCACCGACAAGCAGCCGCGGGGCTACTGGCCGGACCGGGGCTACAATTGGTTCAGCGGGCTCTGA